The Acipenser ruthenus chromosome 26, fAciRut3.2 maternal haplotype, whole genome shotgun sequence genomic sequence GCATATCTTTCTagcaaataagcaaataaatagaaaacacattGGAACGCTGCACATACACAAATGACGTAATACCAAGGTTTGAGGTTGACTATTGCAGCACGCAAAACTGTCACAAGGCAACGAAAAGTCTTGggaaaaatataaaatcacaattaAATAATGATTGAGCACCATTGTGCCATGACAAAGCAGTACAGACATTGCATTTGAGCTGCTCCATCTGAGTTTAGTAAACCAGCTCCTAAGATATTGAGacttgatacagcaaagttgcctcaaacttggtctcctggaaccaggtttcaagccgctgttcctgaaaaagtggctcaCCTCCAGGAACTGGATTTGAACTGCTGTCTTCAGAAAGAGGCAGCCATAGGATTGacccactgcgccaccagctcccacaggaaaacTGTTTCACATTAaccaattatttgaaaataaaggaaaacgTTGGATTGGAAGCCAGGAACAGCTCAGCATTACAGGGAATTAGCTCACTGCGTCATCTCACTTCAAGTGAAGAGCTTGCTTTTCATTGACTATAAAGGTCAATTAACCAGGTCTTTGAAAATAAAAGGAAGTAACTCCCTGGATTCAAACCCAGTCCCACAAGAAGGACCAGCATGGCATGCTAGTGAAGTAGCCGGCTGCTCCATCTGACACCTTGTGACATTCTAATAGCCTAACCTTGTCTATGAGACTAACTTCCCTTTTCAGAGATTGCACACACCTGGAGTTGAGAATCGTGGATCTTATTGCACAATTGCAGAGTTTCATGTCattgaagagaggagggattatcaaacctAAACCTGTTACACAGTAGACCTATTAAgtaaataccagggataccaggGTACATGCTATGACTGCTACTACTCTAGTGAATTtctctatataaataaataatcacagtgCTGGCTTCCATAGGaaaatctgttttttatattGGGTCCCAggtcaagctgtggaatctgaagctgcaTGCCAGAAATAATTCCACTTCTAGCAGGGTTGACTTTTTTGCAGTTTGTTGAAACAGTACAAGTTGGATGTTTTTCTTGCCATTCCATTATGAAGTAAACTTTCATCCCCCTACTACTGTACTAGTAGTTTATTGCACAGCTGACAGGAAACAGAGGGAGAATCAAAGCCTGACAGCAATCTTTGAAGAATGAAAGGTGGAAGAGTGGCCTCCCTTTTTTGAAGCCATTGGCAAAATGGTAGATGTTCTATGAGGAGTATGAATCTAAAAAGCAGCAAGCAGTTGTGTTATGTGTTTCATGCTAGGTTTATACCATTCAGTTTGTATCATGTACAGCCCTGTCTGTCTAAACATCATACGAGTACCCTAGATAGCCCCCATGTGTCTGGTCTGCTGAAAAGACATTAAACCAAGTGCCTGTGTAGATACAGAATCTCATTGCACTTTTCAAAGCAGTGAGAACTGCCAAAGTTTGAGGACTCGCACACATAGATTTTCACTTGCAGAAGATGCTGCATCCTTTTGGGGAGTGAACTCCAACACAGCGCAGTAAACAAACACAACCTCTGAAAGAAACACGCGTACACAAAAAGGACTTTGCGGGATCGCCCATTTTATTCCAATTACAGTGAAATACCAGgggtagaaataagactcctattgcatagcagtttactcattccaggtttttctACAAGCTTGATTCGccacagtgcataggtaacaagctcaagtgtgtgctggtaaactcatagcaaaaccaggaatggatcaaactgctatgcaatgggagttttatttcccATCCTGGACCTCCCCATCTTCACTTCCCGGATTAAAGTGCGcacattactatttttttttcacagcttgtgtaaaacaaacaaaccaacaaacaataaaataaaatacaaacaataaaaaacagaCGATGGAGATatgacaaatataaaaaaaaacacaagttacAGTACAGAAGatattaaaacataattattagcAATGGTACAAAATCTATACAGGTGgccattttattataaaaaataactaacaaaacTAGCTACAAGTAGTTGGTAAGGCTAGCTTGAACAGAAAGGCACAGCTATGTTCAGAGGTAATGGTCCCTTATGAAGTGGTGTCATGTTTCAGCCTTGTAAAATGATGCTTTACTTAGCCAGTGTTTCACAGTATTCTTTACTGTCAGCCCCCTGGCTATGGGCAAACTATAATCTCTTGTGGTAAAGATTTGGTACACCGAGTGGTTCTGATATCAAGCATGATGTACATACCGATGGATGTGTCGACCTTAACTTTCTTTAATGAATATGCAACATTTCTAATGTATATATCTAGAGTGCTATTTCTTGTAAtgttatagattattattttagtatttcaagGGGGGCATGTGCTTCAATGTATGTTTGAAGTGCTTCAATAACAGGGAGGTCTGTTCCTGAGGAAAGGTCCTAACAGTGCGGATTATTAAACAGTGCTATAGCGAATGCGGTCTTACCATGGCACAGCTTTCATAGGGGACCCGTCCACAGGTGTTAGGAAGTACAGGAGAGTTTCCCAGTTTGTAGCAAAGACGTACAACCATACTAATAGCTGGCAAACTACGCTGTGTAGCGTATTCACATTGGCTGTAAAGGCAACTTTCCTGCTAAATCAGGAAGAGCTGTATTTATCGTCTTGCCCGGGCCAGCAGAAATGATGGATGCCAATGCAATTCATCACAGTAACATTTCAGGAGGCACTGACATGACGACTAAGTGAAAGGACAGCTACACTACTGTGCCTTGCATCAACAAGTGACCCAGTTGTATTTCTCTAGTGAGTGTGTAAAGACAATGTTCAGCTCTACAGCTCTGCTCTGTAAGCAAATGCAACACATGGCTTGCAGGTTGCAATGTGCTGCTTTCCCCTGAGCCCTCATCTCAGGCAAATGTAGCTCTAACATAGAAAACTCCTCCTGTCCCCCTTCATTGAAAGGCTCAAACAGTGACTTGCATTCATTAAATAATcatataataataaagcaatgctgtgtttgacttttttttttttttagctgatctCCGCTTTCTGTACACACCTTTTTAAATTCGTTCCTTCTTTTTTAGTTTATAAGCAGCTAAAGATTACAATAACAGCTTGAAGTTTGAAGCATTGGGAGTACTAACACTAAGCCAACATGCCATGCAGCTAATCCAGAGCTAGgacgtgttgtgtgtgtgtgtgtgtgtgtgtgtatctgtaaaTACACCCAAACACAGACATTTACATTAGTATTTACAGTCAGCGGGCTTTTTAAACAGGGCATTGTCTATTGAAAGGTGTCGCAGTGAGCTATGGTACAGTTGAAAAATCGGTGCTGTGTTGCTATTTTCAACAGCTATGATTCCCATCCTTGCACCAGGCAGTGTGGCTTTGAATAATCCATGATTAGATCTCAAAACAGTTTTATTTCTGTGAGAATGGATACAACAACTGTTCAAAACTACAGAAATAAAACCTAAAACCAGAAATGTGGGGACGTGACATGATTTTGCTTCGATTCAGATGTACTGAAACGCAACTCTGCTATACAATTAGATTTAGGATGTTTCACTGAGAAATGGGTCAAACACCAAAGACTTCTTAGCACTACTGAAAATCTTACGAGTGTTTAAAATTAGGTATTGTGTGTAGTGATTAATGAAAAAGCCATGTTAGTGTGTTATTGAGCTCCTAACACAGCTGCTGCACTGCGCAGTGGTAATTCTGCACGTTCCAGGAGGATTCATTCACGTTTTCAGTTCTGACTTTTGCATAGCCCTCGCCACTGTAGATAAGAATCACAGGTTTAAACGGAGCATCTCATAAACCAGATATTATTTTGCAGAAGCCTTCACACACATGAAGGGTCCATATACAGTCAAATACAGTACTTGTACAATTCACTGTCTTAACCGTGAATGAACCAGATTTGTGAATtaattgtattgcattttacaCTGTAAAAAGAACCTCAGTAAAATCAGGGCTGAAAAAAAGAACAGCCAATGATCGAACAAGGTTTCTGATTTGGATACAGTATCTTTGGCCTTACTCATGAAAACATTTGGTATCATGGTGCCATCTATACACTAGAAACGTAACCATTTCAATAGGTAACCCCCCAAAAGAGACAGTAGTTGGGTTTGGATATACAGACATATAGGTGACACATTATTTCTGGTCatttccctgttttgtttttacagtgaaaTGTCTAAGCTTGACAAAGCAGTGCAGACTCCATTGCCAGGCAAGGGGATTTAAAAGTATAGCCAGGTTATTCATGTAAAGCAatgaatagtttaataaaaatatgGATATGCAGccttaatatataaaatatttctgTACAGTTATAAtcttttaaacatttacattatGGCGGCAACTATTTACAGTCAATCCGGATATCAGAATCAGCAATGATCGGGATACACAAAAACAACCATGCTTTGCTGTGCATGATGACCTATTAGACACAATTATGTGGGACCAAGAAGCTGTGGAATTCTATTTGAGGTTATGATGCTATAGCGCCCTCTACTGTACACTTCAGAAGCTACCAAACCATCTTGCTTTCTACCAGTTAGGGCTATTTAAAGTCAATGcaccctttctttttttttctcccccctttAAGTATTTATAATTTTACAATTCTATTTAAAACGTAATAGAatgtcaaaatacaaaatacttaagCTCAACCTAAACCAACACTTTTAGTGTGTCACAGGTGCCATTCATATAAATAAACCCCACTGATTCCAGTAACAGGGAGCTTTTAAAAGACTTCTCTACTCCTGTACTATGATTAATAAGagaacaacattaaaacaaacattcaatAGACTAGAGCCGTGATGCTGAAGTGACATTCTGTGTTCGATAACGAAAGTGCGTTTTGATTAGCTTTCGAATCCCCAGAATTGATAGCCAAGTCTGTCCCAGTGAAAACCAGTTCCAACTTCCATTATCTACACCTGGGTTCTCGCTGCCTGTGTGGTGGCAGACAGTTTGATGTGAGTggacccccctccccaccccccctcctACGTCCATTGCCAGTTACTCAGGCTGCTCGGGGTGTGTGTGCAGCCCGTTCTCGGAGCGCGTGTGGCTCTGCCAGAAGTCCTGCATGGTCCGGTCGAGTTCGGAGGTCAATGGACGCTGGTTCTCCATGTGCATTTTCAGGTTCTCCAGCCACTGCTCCAGCTTGGCAAACGAGGGTCTGGAAGAACAGTGAGAAAATCCATGAACTGAGAGTCGGAACTGCTTCACAATCAAACTGTGCAGACTTTGCACTGTATGTGTTTTGTGAACACAATTCTTTAAGGGGTTATAGTTACCGTTTCTCTGGGTCCAGGTCACAGCACAGGACTGCAATGGGGAAGAAGGACTGCGGGCAGTCAGGGGGGCAGAAGCGATCCAGGAAGCCCTTGACATTGAGACCGAAATCCATCGTCCTGGGCAGGTAGTCCGGGTCCGCATTGACCCTGCCGATGATCTGAAACATTCAGTTTGAACGTGTGTTTAATCACACTGCATCGCTGGAGCACATTCAGGAAGCCCACCCTACTGTAAAAGCAAGCTTCCACACAAATTTCTTTTAGGAATTCCGAATGCGCTCACCTCACACAGCATGATCCCAAAGGAAAAGACATCCACCTTCTCGTCGTAACTCTTTCCTACAGGGATGTGAAATGCAACACAGAGGTTAAAGCCGGTTCGTGTGCTTATTGGAAGACAGCGTGTGTTACTGAACTGCAGTGTAACTCAACCCTTCTTACCGTGGATCATTTCAGGAGCCATCCAGTAAGGGTTCCCCACCACCGTGTAGCGCTTCCGCCGGTCATGCTTCTTCAGCGTCGGCAGTTTGTTGGCGGAAAGCTTGTCTGTCTGGTGCTTGTCTTCCACCATCAGCCGGGACAGCCCGAAATCAGCCACAACCACGCTCTTGTTCTGCAATGGCAGGAGAAAGGACTACATAAGAATTAACAGGAGTCTGCTCTTGTGATCATTGATGTGTAAACATGTTCCCTCTTAAGACCCCTTCTAGACTTCTAGGACTGGTTTTACAGATCCTGACTGCTGGCAATCTTGGACAACCTCATGTTACCTTAGGTGAAGTAGTCCAAGATCCGTGCCAgtaagggtctgtgaaactagacgCTAGTCTCTTGAATGGTTGTTAGGGGCAGGTTTGACTGCAAATggaatacagacagacagacagatgaacTTGCCTCTTGAACAAGACAGTTGTATGAATTCAAGTCCCGGTGCAGAATGTTCATGGAATGCAGGTAGgtctaaaaaacacacaaaaaaacccaatATTAAATCAAAAGCACATTTGGTAAACAATTTAGTGCAGGTGCACATTCTTCAAAccgatattttctttctttaaaatcatgaaaaaaagaaaagcagctgCAGTACTGTGTAGAACCACACAGTGACAGGAGTGCATTTCCGACAGTCACAGCTGTGCCTCTATCTGTGTATGTGCGGGGGGGCCTAACACAAACCGAGAGGGGAAGCAGTTTGCATTTAGCAgcaacatatttatttgatttgcatgAGGCATTTACAGTTCAGTAAGGCATATTACACAGAGACAGCCTTGttaccacacccccacaccccatTACACACAAACATACCATTCCAGCTGCAATATCCTTGGCAAAACTCACTCGCTGATTCCATGGATACCTGCTATCCTAAAAGGAGAAATAAAGACAATACTACAGTGAAGGAGATGGTGCAGTTATTTCTACTCATCTTTTTCACATGCTGTGCTTCAAACGTATGCATCAGCTCACCCCTTTGCTCTATATTCGTTATTTTCAGGTTAGCTGTTCAAGCACAAGTCGCGCATGCAGTGGTTTCAAAACTGGTAGCAGCTCCAAAATTAGTTAGCGGAATTTATCTATCAAAATGCAAAGGCTGCTCGCCTCTGcactttttaaaatggtttccTGTTCTATTAGTATGAGGCTACAGTACAGCGCAGTCCTAGCCCACAGCATCTCCGCCCTAGCTGCGTTGCCTTTGATTAAAATAGGTGCCCAGAATGAAAATGAAAGCGGGCTCAATGCCGCAGCTCaccatttttttgatgatgtcccTCAGGGTGCCTCCTTTGATGTACTCCGTGATGAAGTTGAGCCTCTTGTCCTTATAAAGAACCCCGATGAACTTCAGAACGTTGGGGTGGTCCAGGCAGCGCATCACCTTCACCTGGGGGAGAGGAGCACACGGTTTTATTGGGGTTAGATGTCACGTACGCAGGGGATCCGATCAGCTGCAGATACACTTCTGTTAAGAGCCTCGTCTTGTGCACAAGAACATCATTACGATTATTAACATCCAATTCCTTACTGTATTGACAACATAAATGCCAATGCAAACATCTAtctctgttaaaaaaatatatatatctatttatattGACATTGCATGCATGCCCTGGCCTAGTACCTGAAACTAGCCATAATCCCAATGCCACAATGGAAGAACCCAGACGCACAGATCCACGCTCACTGTTGATTGATCTCCTTGTTCCCAGTCCAACCTGAGCTTCTGCTTTTTCCATATAAAAAGGACTTCATTTGCCTGCTACAGAGTGCCAGTGTCCTCTTAATTTTGTCTTGTAATTTAATGCTCTGCTATCTATAACTGCGTAACATGGTGATTAAAATAGTGCACAGGCAACACCCTGTAGTGTAAGGGCTCTAACATGTAATGTGATTTGGCAACTCTACAGTAAACTATTACCAGACTGACATATTTTAGTGACACCCAGAAATGATGTTGCATTCCAGATATAATAAACTACTGAATGGGCAAATTGCCCGAACATGATTGAGACAGCACTACTGCTGCGCTGGTATTCAAGGGTAACAATGGTGAAGACTCACCTCTTTTAGGAAGGTCCTCTGAGTATCGTCATCAAAACGAATCAGCTCCTTCATCACCATCACCTCCCCAGTATCCTTGTGCGTCACCTAGCAGCGGGAAGGAAGTGACATCAGCATGACATAGCAGCACAGATTCGCTGCAcaggaaaatacatgtttactgttACTGCCTTTAAAGAAGAGGTCAACCAAATAGAAGCTCTATTTACAGATGTGCTCAGGGTATTGGCATTCATTAGGTAACTCTAGTAGGCACAATACCAGTGGTGATATGGTTTACTATCAGACAAAATAGGCATCCCTATTTGGTATCTGTTCTTATACATGTTAGAGTTTGGATCCTCCTACTAGAattagtaaaaaacaaaaacaaacaaacaaacaaacaaaaacgctAAAAAAACAGGGACGACTGCATTGCCAACTTAAgtgggaaaaaaaagttttttgttagGCAAAGTAAGTGGACTCTCCA encodes the following:
- the LOC117430751 gene encoding LIM domain kinase 1-like isoform X4; translation: MLGGVVFGDLEALFCCWKWLRPNKKVAGEQKYHPECFTCLNCRVFIGDGDTYALVERSKLYCGRCYYQTIVTPVIEQILPDSPCSRIPHTVTLVSIPASSDGKRGISVSIDEGCSSNGCGADHTHTVRVKELDTECISPDVKNSIHVGDRILEINGTPIRNVSPDEIDLLIQETSRLLQLTIEHDPHGSGSEEEVDGASPLSDLCSPLRPLPRTPCADTSGIRSRVITRSCSIDKSPCSSNTASPHSHHKDIGRSESLRVVTTQTHRIFRPSDLIHGEVLGKGCFGQAIKVTHKDTGEVMVMKELIRFDDDTQRTFLKEVKVMRCLDHPNVLKFIGVLYKDKRLNFITEYIKGGTLRDIIKKMDSRYPWNQRVSFAKDIAAGMTYLHSMNILHRDLNSYNCLVQENKSVVVADFGLSRLMVEDKHQTDKLSANKLPTLKKHDRRKRYTVVGNPYWMAPEMIHGKSYDEKVDVFSFGIMLCEIIGRVNADPDYLPRTMDFGLNVKGFLDRFCPPDCPQSFFPIAVLCCDLDPEKRPSFAKLEQWLENLKMHMENQRPLTSELDRTMQDFWQSHTRSENGLHTHPEQPE